A part of Candidatus Eisenbacteria bacterium genomic DNA contains:
- a CDS encoding MFS transporter → MPPRDGEPDPRRYRMLALVCLAELLGMSLWFVATAVTPELRARWMLDAHQAAWLTTIVQLGFVAGTALIAVLNLADLWPARRLWAFCAVAGALTNLALIPAPGYAAALALRFMTGFFLAGVYPPAMKMIATWFQRYRGLAIGSVVGALTVGKAMPYLIQALGGASLVAVVVASSAGALIAAMLIGFFFVDGPFPFPQRPFSWGLVGTVLHSRPTRLAIASYLGHMWELYAMWVWLPAFLAASLLAHDSEIPKYLADALAFGGLAAGGLGCLWGGWMSARWGYAKVVSVAMAISGACSLAIGLLFGASPWLLVPVVWIWGFFVVADSAQFSAMVTETAPPHAVGTALTLQTSMGFLLTMVTIQLVPLMVEGAGWRWAFPVLALGPAVGIIAARPLQALLRRT, encoded by the coding sequence GTGCCGCCTCGCGACGGAGAGCCGGACCCGCGACGCTACCGCATGCTGGCTCTCGTCTGCCTGGCGGAGCTGCTCGGCATGTCGCTGTGGTTCGTCGCCACCGCGGTGACGCCCGAGCTGCGCGCGCGCTGGATGCTCGACGCCCACCAGGCGGCGTGGCTCACCACCATCGTGCAGCTCGGCTTCGTCGCCGGAACCGCGCTGATCGCGGTGCTCAATCTCGCCGACCTTTGGCCCGCGCGGCGTCTTTGGGCCTTCTGCGCGGTCGCGGGTGCCTTGACCAACCTGGCGCTGATTCCGGCGCCCGGTTATGCCGCGGCGCTCGCGCTCCGCTTCATGACCGGCTTCTTCCTCGCCGGCGTCTATCCGCCCGCCATGAAGATGATCGCCACCTGGTTCCAGCGCTACCGTGGGCTCGCGATCGGCTCGGTGGTCGGCGCGCTTACCGTGGGAAAGGCCATGCCCTATCTCATCCAGGCGCTGGGTGGCGCGAGTCTCGTCGCGGTCGTGGTGGCCTCATCCGCCGGCGCGCTCATCGCGGCGATGCTGATCGGGTTCTTCTTCGTCGACGGACCGTTTCCCTTCCCGCAGCGCCCCTTCTCGTGGGGATTGGTGGGCACGGTGTTGCACAGCCGGCCGACCCGACTCGCCATCGCCAGCTACCTCGGACATATGTGGGAGCTCTACGCGATGTGGGTCTGGCTCCCGGCGTTCCTAGCCGCAAGCTTGCTTGCGCACGACTCCGAGATTCCCAAGTACCTGGCCGACGCGCTGGCCTTTGGTGGGCTCGCGGCCGGAGGACTGGGATGCCTCTGGGGGGGCTGGATGTCGGCGCGCTGGGGTTACGCGAAGGTCGTCAGCGTGGCGATGGCGATCTCGGGAGCCTGCTCGCTCGCCATCGGCCTCCTGTTCGGGGCGAGCCCGTGGCTGCTGGTGCCCGTCGTCTGGATCTGGGGGTTCTTCGTCGTCGCGGACTCGGCGCAGTTCAGCGCCATGGTGACCGAGACGGCGCCTCCTCACGCGGTGGGCACCGCGCTCACGCTGCAAACGTCCATGGGGTTCCTGCTCACCATGGTCACCATCCAGCTCGTCCCGCTGATGGTCGAAGGAGCAGGCTGGCGCTGGGCTTTCCCCGTCCTGGCGCTGGGGCCGGCGGTGGGGATCATCGCGGCTCGCCCGCTCCAGGCCCTTCTCCGGCGGACCTGA
- a CDS encoding radical SAM protein translates to MRSEYREEPCRSALNRVKGMDFDWSLNPYMGCAHRCAFCYVRAFERRADRPAGSQYGQSIRVKVNVAAVLKLELARASWKREFVAIGAATDPYQPAEGIYRLTRSCLEALAEARTPFGLITRGTMVVRDIDVLTEAAKRAEISVNFSIPTLDDDIWRKTEPGTPHPRQRLRVIRRLVDAGIKAGVGIAPVLPGLSDDPQKLAEVVKAARDAGAAFAWASVLYLRPGTKEHFLEVLGNEWPELTARYEAMYRSRAYLAKADTEPVQLQVRQLKAKYRIGDRRRRKLEPPPEPVQLDLAV, encoded by the coding sequence ATGCGCAGCGAGTACCGAGAGGAGCCCTGCCGCAGCGCGCTCAACCGGGTGAAGGGGATGGACTTCGACTGGTCCCTCAACCCTTACATGGGCTGCGCCCACCGCTGCGCGTTCTGCTACGTCCGAGCGTTCGAGCGGCGCGCCGACCGCCCGGCCGGCAGCCAGTACGGCCAATCGATCCGCGTCAAAGTCAACGTCGCGGCGGTGCTCAAGCTCGAGCTCGCACGGGCTTCCTGGAAACGCGAGTTCGTGGCCATCGGTGCGGCCACCGATCCCTACCAGCCCGCCGAGGGCATCTATCGCCTGACTCGATCCTGCCTCGAGGCGCTCGCCGAAGCGCGCACGCCGTTCGGTCTCATCACCCGGGGCACCATGGTCGTGCGAGACATCGACGTGCTCACGGAAGCCGCGAAGCGCGCCGAGATCTCGGTCAACTTCTCGATCCCCACGCTCGACGACGACATCTGGCGCAAGACGGAACCGGGCACGCCTCATCCGCGACAGAGGCTGCGCGTGATCCGAAGGCTGGTGGATGCGGGGATCAAGGCCGGCGTGGGCATCGCGCCGGTGCTACCCGGTCTCTCGGACGATCCACAGAAGCTGGCCGAAGTGGTGAAAGCCGCGCGCGATGCCGGCGCCGCGTTCGCCTGGGCCAGCGTCCTCTACCTGAGGCCGGGAACCAAAGAGCACTTCCTCGAGGTGCTCGGCAACGAGTGGCCCGAGCTCACGGCGCGATACGAGGCGATGTATCGCTCCCGCGCGTACCTCGCGAAGGCGGACACGGAGCCGGTGCAGCTCCAGGTGCGCCAGCTCAAGGCGAAGTATCGGATCGGCGACCGGCGCCGGCGCAAGCTCGAGCCGCCGCCGGAGCCGGTGCAGCTCGACCTCGCGGTCTGA
- a CDS encoding TIGR00266 family protein, producing the protein MPTMHEIEYEIVGDDLQFVKVELDPKEAVVAEAGSMMYIEDGIQMDTIFGDGSQQNQGFMGALMGAGKRLLTGESLFMTVFHNESAQKRKVAFAAPYPGKIQPLHLRDLGGELLCQKDSFLCAAKGVSIGIAFTKRFGAGLFGGEGFILQRLQGDGWSFVHAGGTLEERTLAPGESLRVDTGCLVAFQPSVSYDIQFVGGLKTALFGGEGLFFAALQGPGRVWLQSLPFSRLASRIYAAAPQTGRGGREQGSILGGLGNLLDGDGR; encoded by the coding sequence ATGCCCACCATGCACGAGATCGAATACGAGATCGTCGGTGATGATCTGCAATTCGTGAAGGTCGAGCTCGATCCCAAGGAGGCGGTGGTCGCCGAGGCGGGCTCGATGATGTACATCGAGGACGGCATCCAGATGGACACCATCTTCGGCGACGGATCGCAGCAGAACCAGGGCTTCATGGGCGCCTTGATGGGCGCCGGCAAGCGGTTGCTCACCGGCGAGTCGCTGTTCATGACCGTCTTCCACAACGAGTCGGCGCAGAAGCGCAAGGTCGCCTTCGCCGCGCCCTACCCCGGCAAGATCCAGCCGCTCCATCTGCGCGATCTGGGCGGTGAGCTGCTCTGCCAGAAGGACTCGTTCCTGTGCGCGGCCAAGGGCGTGAGCATCGGCATCGCGTTCACCAAGCGTTTCGGCGCGGGATTGTTCGGAGGCGAAGGGTTCATCCTGCAGAGGCTCCAGGGCGACGGCTGGTCGTTCGTACACGCCGGCGGCACGCTGGAAGAGCGCACGCTCGCGCCCGGCGAGAGCCTGCGCGTCGACACCGGGTGCCTGGTCGCGTTCCAGCCTTCGGTGAGCTACGACATCCAGTTCGTCGGCGGCCTCAAGACCGCGCTGTTCGGCGGCGAGGGATTGTTCTTCGCCGCTCTGCAGGGCCCGGGCCGTGTGTGGCTGCAGTCGCTGCCGTTCAGCCGGCTGGCCAGCCGCATCTACGCCGCCGCGCCGCAGACTGGCCGTGGCGGACGCGAACAAGGCTCGATCCTCGGCGGGCTCGGCAACCTGCTCGACGGCGACGGCCGATAG
- a CDS encoding MBL fold metallo-hydrolase: protein MGRRSVMLVAAAFAALLGAAVAAQQRDFSNVEIKTEKIAPGIYLMQGAGGNLGVMTGPDGVLLIDDSFAPLTDKIRAAIAKVSDKPVRFLMNTHYHGDHVGGNENFGKLGVTIVAHDNVWARMSVPQPQRSQPAYPKEALPVIAFNDKLTFHMNGDTVEVTHLPPAHTDGDAILHFQKANVVHTGDCFFNGRYPVIDPAAGGSIDGMIAATEKILSMVNDQTRIIPGHGPLSDKAGLEAFHDMLVSVRDKVRPLVAAGKTKEEIVAAKPTADFDAKWAAGGAPDRFIGAVVDGMKSK from the coding sequence ATGGGTCGCCGCAGCGTGATGCTGGTCGCGGCCGCCTTTGCCGCGCTGCTCGGCGCGGCGGTCGCGGCGCAGCAACGTGACTTCAGCAATGTCGAGATCAAGACCGAGAAGATCGCGCCGGGGATCTACCTGATGCAAGGCGCGGGGGGGAACCTCGGGGTCATGACGGGACCCGACGGCGTGCTGCTGATCGACGACTCCTTCGCGCCACTCACCGACAAGATCAGGGCCGCGATCGCCAAGGTCAGCGACAAGCCGGTGCGCTTCCTCATGAACACGCACTATCACGGTGACCACGTGGGTGGGAACGAGAACTTCGGCAAGCTCGGCGTCACCATCGTCGCGCACGACAACGTGTGGGCGCGGATGAGCGTGCCCCAGCCGCAACGCTCGCAGCCCGCGTATCCGAAGGAGGCGCTGCCGGTCATCGCCTTCAACGACAAGCTCACCTTCCATATGAACGGCGACACCGTCGAAGTCACCCACCTGCCGCCGGCGCACACCGACGGAGACGCGATCCTCCACTTCCAGAAGGCCAACGTCGTCCACACCGGCGACTGCTTCTTCAACGGCCGTTATCCGGTGATCGATCCGGCCGCCGGTGGCTCGATCGACGGCATGATCGCGGCGACCGAGAAGATCCTTTCGATGGTGAACGACCAGACCCGGATCATCCCGGGGCACGGTCCGCTCAGCGACAAGGCCGGGCTCGAGGCCTTCCACGACATGCTGGTCTCGGTGCGCGACAAGGTGCGGCCGCTGGTCGCGGCGGGGAAGACCAAGGAGGAGATCGTCGCGGCCAAGCCGACGGCAGACTTCGACGCCAAGTGGGCCGCCGGAGGCGCGCCCGACCGGTTCATCGGCGCCGTCGTCGACGGCATGAAGTCGAAGTAG
- a CDS encoding menaquinone biosynthesis protein yields MTPAPRLSTSTVAARIPYANAAPFYALWSEAPFAVRNLAPRDLGHEAESGTVDLGLMAAADFLRLRDRFELLGPMGVATRGAVQSVLLFSRKPAAALGGGVISVTPETSTSIRLLRLLLGVRRSLEGIRYIRGLEPSQADGLLLIGDRAMRRRRQPPDGFTHTLDLGEDWLEWTGLSFVYAVWAVRRALEPAVKQELRDFLEASLTAGLADLPEMARQQTEPGWSPPEMEAYLRRFHYRLGPEDLAGLERFEELLGEHGMLEAD; encoded by the coding sequence ATGACTCCGGCGCCACGCCTGTCCACGTCGACGGTCGCCGCTCGAATCCCTTACGCGAACGCCGCTCCCTTCTACGCGCTGTGGAGCGAAGCGCCCTTCGCGGTGCGCAACCTCGCGCCGCGCGACCTGGGACACGAGGCGGAGTCCGGCACGGTGGATCTCGGACTCATGGCCGCCGCGGACTTCCTGCGGCTCCGAGATCGCTTCGAGCTGCTCGGCCCCATGGGCGTGGCGACACGCGGCGCGGTGCAGTCGGTGCTGCTGTTCTCGCGGAAACCCGCGGCCGCGCTCGGAGGCGGAGTGATCTCCGTCACCCCCGAGACCTCGACCTCCATCCGGCTCCTGCGTCTGCTGCTCGGCGTGCGCCGCAGCCTCGAGGGCATCCGCTATATCCGTGGGCTCGAGCCGTCGCAGGCCGACGGCCTGCTGCTCATCGGCGATCGGGCCATGCGCCGTCGCCGGCAGCCGCCGGACGGCTTCACCCACACGCTGGACCTCGGCGAGGACTGGCTCGAGTGGACCGGGCTCTCGTTCGTGTACGCGGTGTGGGCGGTGCGGCGCGCGCTGGAGCCCGCGGTGAAGCAGGAGCTGCGCGACTTTCTCGAAGCCTCGCTCACGGCCGGGCTGGCCGACCTGCCGGAGATGGCCCGCCAGCAGACCGAGCCCGGCTGGTCCCCGCCGGAGATGGAAGCGTACCTGCGGCGCTTCCATTACCGATTGGGCCCCGAGGACTTGGCCGGCCTCGAGCGCTTCGAGGAGCTGCTGGGCGAGCACGGGATGCTCGAAGCCGACTAG